One window of the Mycobacterium sp. SVM_VP21 genome contains the following:
- a CDS encoding MmpS family protein: protein MSPQPPGRSMLARAWMPLVAIIALSLGGLSMWKVHQMSAPGPVLTVNPPQAPEQFNPKKLTYEVFGSAGDGALLSYLDINGHPHTVELDALPWTHDETTMLTVVSGSISVQVRGDFVGCRILVDDVIRDEHTNTHANADITCRVKSA from the coding sequence GTGAGCCCGCAGCCGCCAGGCAGATCGATGCTGGCGCGCGCTTGGATGCCGCTGGTCGCCATTATCGCGCTGAGCCTGGGCGGGCTGTCGATGTGGAAGGTTCACCAGATGTCTGCTCCGGGGCCGGTTCTGACCGTCAATCCACCCCAGGCTCCCGAACAGTTCAACCCGAAGAAGCTCACCTATGAGGTGTTCGGCTCCGCCGGCGACGGCGCCTTGCTCTCCTACCTCGATATCAACGGGCATCCCCACACCGTCGAATTGGACGCCCTGCCATGGACGCACGATGAGACGACGATGCTGACCGTGGTGTCGGGCAGCATCTCGGTGCAGGTGCGTGGCGACTTCGTCGGCTGCCGGATCCTGGTCGACGACGTGATCCGCGACGAGCACACCAACACCCATGCGAATGCTGACATCACCTGCCGGGTGAAGTCCGCATGA